The Ooceraea biroi isolate clonal line C1 chromosome 1, Obir_v5.4, whole genome shotgun sequence genome has a window encoding:
- the LOC105275950 gene encoding cytochrome P450 4C1-like: MDIIFLILCTLCIVIFKILRIMYRQYIIWSKVRHLPQNVYPFISRSLALLKMSDQERIEWNLSLIDRFKEGICLEWIAGMPIIFVFKPEFIQPILTSTVNLDKGIGYTFTKPVLGEGLITSAGTQWLHDRKLITPTFHISILNKYAITISEKTKILIKCLEREIERNSGNAIDIVPFIAKVTLDITCDTAMGMDLRFQEVENEFESAMHRGLQLLFERLFQPWFWIDWLYYLTSSGREYKSLINIFHKFSNEIILKKKALRQSQSNHISINNEDEFHIAARKKKAFLDLLLDENEKTDNPLSDDQLQAQVHTFLLASQDTTAAAIIWTLFLLGNNLEHQEKLHEELEKHFQDSETLADGTKLSQLKYLDRVIKETLRLYPSVPVISRTLTENVKIGDYMLPQNIEVVLSLIVIHRNPEFWPDPTKFDPDRFLPENTKARNQYAYIPFSAGPRNCIGQKFALLVIKTLLTAILRKWRVKSVKTPDMIHPHISFTYRPGEEVFLYFIPKK; this comes from the exons atggatattatttttcttatattatgcACTTTAtgcattgtaatttttaaaattttaaggaTAATGTACagacaatatattatttggaGTAAAGTCAGACATCTTCCTCAGAACGTGTATCCTTTTATTAGCAGATCGCTTGCATTACTAAAGATGTCAGATCAAG AACGAATAGAATGGAATCTGTCACTCATCGACAGATTTAAAGAAGGTATATGCTTAGAATGGATTGCAGGCATGCcgataatatttgtatttaagcCAGAATTTATTCag CCTATTTTGACTAGTACTGTGAATCTTGACAAGGGAATAGGTTATACCTTCACGAAACCTGTCTTAGGAGAAGGACTTATCACTTCTGcag GAACACAATGGCTTCACGACAGGAAGCTCATTACGCCAACGTTCCATATAAGTATATTGAACAAGTATGCCATAACTATATCGGAAAAAACAAAGATCCTGATAAAATGCCTCGAGAGAGAAATCGAAAGAAATTCAGGCAATGCTATCGATATTGTGCCTTTCATTGCAAAAGTTACTCTCGATATTACATGCG ATACGGCGATGGGGATGGATTTACGTTTTCAAGAAGTTGAAAATGAATTTGAGTCTGCAATGCATAG AGGCCTTCAGTTATTATTTGAGCGACTATTTCAACCGTGGTTCTGGATAGATTGGCTTTACTATCTAACAAGTAGTGGAAGAgaatataaatcattaattaatatatttcacaaattTTCAAACGAG ATAATACTCAAGAAAAAAGCTTTACGGCAATCACAAAGCAATCACATCagtataaataatgaagacgAATTTCATATAG CTGCACGAAAGAAAAAAGCCTTTTTAGATTTGCTGTTagacgagaacgagaaaaCTGACAATCCTTTAAGCGATGATCAGTTGCAGGCACAAGTTCATACATTTTTGCTTGCA agccAAGATACAACTGCAGCTGCAATAATTTGGACGCTTTTTCTCTTGGGTAATAATCTCGAGCATCAAGAGAAACTTCACGAAGAACTTGAGAAACATTTTCAAGATTCGGAAACACTAGCTGATGGAACCAAGTTATCGCAGTTAAAATATCTTGATAGAGTAATAAAAGAGACGCTTAGATTATATCCAAGCGTACCTGTCATCTCAAGGACTTTAactgaaaatgtaaaaatag GTGATTACATGCTCCcgcaaaatattgaagttGTGTTGTCACTTATAGTAATTCATCGAAATCCGGAATTTTGGCCGGATCCAACAAAGTTTGATCCGGATCGGTTCCTTCCAGAAAATACAAAAGCCAGGAATCAATATGCCTATATTCCATTCAGTGCTGGACCAAGAAACTGCATTGGTCAGAAATTTGCTTTACTTGTAATAAAAACCCTGTTAACGGCGATTCTCAGAAAGTGGAGGgtaaaaagtgtaaaaacTCCCGACATGATTCATCCTCACATCTCGTTCACTTACCGACCAGGCGAAGAggttttcctttattttattccgaagAAATAA